A single window of Rhodoligotrophos appendicifer DNA harbors:
- a CDS encoding MFS transporter, whose product MTTDVRPALLTTLCYAAMMCLAVGLNLLPVFLVNIGTSFGGDDPLSREALGRLGAVTFAGLVCGILVTGPLADRYGAKPFALLANLLTAIGLVGMALSDSYQMLLIMVFVLGLGAGMLDMILSPVVAALNPDRRTAAMNWLHSYYCVGAVVTILICTTALALGIDWRAVCWLAIVLPFGLVMGFLPLRFPEMVTEGGRTPMAGLCRRPWFLAALVAIFLGGATELGMAQWLPAYAETSLGFSPVVAGGGLLFFSIAMALGRMVVGALEHRANPYAVMAVGSAASVVLFLLGAFLDNPAWALLACIASGFAGSSLWPTMLAVTADRYPDGGASMFAALAALGNAGGILMPWIVGVVGDLHDLRWGLATSAIAPLLMLPLVGLLFIGAQRTRKLLSA is encoded by the coding sequence ATGACGACCGATGTACGGCCCGCGCTGCTCACCACATTGTGTTATGCCGCTATGATGTGCCTAGCGGTCGGCCTTAATCTATTGCCCGTGTTTCTGGTAAACATCGGCACCAGTTTTGGTGGTGACGACCCACTCAGCCGGGAAGCATTGGGCCGGCTGGGCGCTGTAACCTTTGCCGGACTAGTCTGTGGCATCCTCGTTACAGGACCGCTAGCCGACCGGTACGGGGCAAAACCGTTTGCATTGCTGGCAAACCTGCTGACGGCTATCGGTTTGGTTGGGATGGCATTATCCGACAGTTACCAGATGCTGTTGATCATGGTCTTCGTGCTCGGGCTAGGAGCAGGAATGCTGGACATGATATTGAGCCCGGTCGTGGCCGCGCTCAATCCCGACCGGCGGACGGCGGCGATGAACTGGCTGCACTCGTATTATTGCGTGGGTGCGGTGGTTACGATCCTGATCTGCACGACGGCGCTGGCCTTGGGTATCGATTGGCGTGCCGTGTGCTGGCTGGCGATCGTGCTGCCTTTCGGACTTGTGATGGGGTTTCTGCCGTTACGCTTTCCCGAAATGGTCACGGAAGGTGGACGTACACCGATGGCAGGCCTGTGTCGTCGGCCTTGGTTTTTGGCGGCCCTGGTCGCCATCTTTCTTGGTGGTGCAACCGAGCTCGGCATGGCTCAGTGGCTGCCGGCCTATGCCGAGACATCGCTCGGCTTTTCGCCCGTGGTGGCCGGCGGCGGGCTGCTGTTCTTCTCGATCGCCATGGCTCTGGGGCGGATGGTGGTGGGCGCTCTGGAGCACCGGGCAAATCCCTATGCCGTTATGGCAGTGGGGAGTGCCGCCTCGGTCGTGCTGTTTCTCCTGGGTGCGTTTTTGGACAATCCGGCCTGGGCGCTACTGGCCTGCATCGCCTCTGGTTTCGCGGGAAGCAGCTTATGGCCTACCATGCTGGCTGTCACTGCCGACCGCTATCCCGATGGCGGCGCCAGCATGTTTGCCGCCTTGGCGGCGTTGGGCAATGCCGGCGGCATTCTCATGCCCTGGATCGTGGGAGTGGTCGGCGATCTGCATGACTTGCGATGGGGTCTCGCCACGTCTGCAATCGCTCCCTTGCTCATGTTGCCCCTGGTCGGACTCCTATTCATCGGCGCTCAGCGCACGAGAAAACTACTCAGCGCGTAG
- a CDS encoding FAD-dependent oxidoreductase, with protein MTRRQFLQGTAAAGAGLMLSGSFAQSKIAASTPHVIVIGAGFAGLSCGFQLQNAGARVTVLEARNRVGGRVLSLHDFIEGRVVEGGAELIGSNHPTWMAYGEHFGLEFRDVTEPQIDKAPIILRGKRYAGEELKELWEQLEQALSHLNADARKINLDRPWETPDAARLDRSSLASAFASWDLDDAARHGALTLLANDDASWPGRSSYLATLSCIAGGGHENFWTETEVFRCVGGNQQMAFKLAEAIGDDHIRIGAPVTHIRLGGSGVTIELADGTAVEGDLVVLTVPPSAWNTFEIDPPLPAGYQPSTGPAVKYLSKVSHAFWEQAGLLPNALTDTPVGETWEGTDGQRSNAEEPACLSVFSGGQAAQDCLDFAEVERSQKLQGYLEAIYPGYASSVEKTMFMGWPNEKWTQCGYCSPGLGEVTSVYPNLAKGFEERLFFAGEYTSLLFTGYMEGGLNSGAKLAKQLTTLLGLRAE; from the coding sequence GTGACCCGTCGCCAATTCCTGCAGGGAACGGCGGCGGCCGGTGCCGGCTTGATGCTGAGCGGGAGCTTCGCCCAAAGCAAGATAGCTGCGTCAACACCGCACGTTATCGTTATCGGCGCAGGTTTCGCTGGCCTGAGCTGCGGATTTCAGCTGCAAAATGCCGGTGCCCGGGTCACCGTGCTAGAGGCCAGAAACCGGGTTGGCGGCCGCGTCCTATCCCTACATGATTTCATTGAAGGACGAGTGGTCGAAGGCGGCGCGGAGCTCATCGGCTCAAATCATCCGACTTGGATGGCCTATGGCGAGCATTTCGGCCTTGAGTTTCGCGATGTCACCGAGCCGCAGATTGACAAGGCGCCCATCATCCTCCGGGGCAAGAGATATGCGGGCGAAGAACTGAAGGAGCTTTGGGAACAACTTGAGCAGGCTCTGTCCCACTTGAACGCCGATGCTCGTAAAATCAACTTGGATCGGCCTTGGGAAACGCCCGATGCCGCGCGTCTGGATCGCAGCAGCCTGGCCTCGGCGTTTGCCTCATGGGATCTGGACGATGCAGCACGCCATGGTGCTTTGACCCTCCTGGCCAATGACGATGCATCCTGGCCAGGGCGCAGCAGCTATCTCGCGACCCTCTCCTGCATCGCCGGCGGGGGGCACGAAAATTTCTGGACCGAAACCGAGGTATTCCGTTGCGTTGGCGGCAATCAGCAGATGGCTTTCAAACTGGCGGAAGCGATCGGAGATGATCACATTCGCATCGGAGCGCCGGTCACCCACATCCGGCTTGGCGGATCCGGAGTCACCATAGAGCTGGCCGACGGGACGGCCGTCGAAGGCGACCTGGTCGTTCTGACCGTTCCGCCCAGCGCCTGGAACACTTTCGAAATCGATCCCCCGCTTCCGGCGGGATATCAGCCTTCCACCGGCCCCGCCGTAAAATATCTCTCTAAAGTGTCGCACGCCTTCTGGGAGCAGGCGGGGCTCCTGCCCAACGCATTGACCGACACGCCTGTCGGAGAGACGTGGGAAGGCACAGACGGGCAACGGTCGAATGCGGAGGAGCCCGCCTGTCTCAGTGTTTTTTCTGGTGGTCAGGCAGCTCAGGATTGTCTGGATTTTGCGGAGGTGGAGCGAAGCCAAAAGCTCCAAGGCTACCTAGAGGCGATCTATCCCGGCTATGCCTCCAGCGTCGAGAAGACCATGTTCATGGGCTGGCCGAACGAAAAATGGACCCAGTGCGGATATTGTTCGCCGGGATTGGGAGAGGTTACATCCGTCTACCCGAACCTGGCGAAGGGCTTCGAGGAGCGCCTGTTCTTCGCCGGGGAATATACCAGCCTTTTGTTCACCGGCTATATGGAGGGCGGCCTCAACAGTGGCGCCAAGTTGGCGAAGCAGTTGACGACCTTACTGGGCCTACGCGCTGAGTAG
- a CDS encoding aldehyde dehydrogenase family protein, whose protein sequence is MNQLFIHPRLGKKAAAFLAREHKLLIGGKWLPARSGKVFDTYDPGTGRVIARVAEGDAGDIDLAVNAAREAFENGPWGRITPSDRGKMIWRLADLLEQNADEIAELEALNNGKSLSTARNSDVPLSADLFRYMAGWATKITGETLSISTPGTYHTFTVREPIGVVGQIIPWNGPLAMATWKLAPALATGCTVVLKPAEQTPLTALRLGELIQEVGIPDGVVNIVTGFGHTAGAAIAAHPGIDKVAFTGSSEVGRIIVKAAAGNLKKVSLELGGKSPVIVFPDADMSVAVPGVTQGIFANSGQVCTAGSRLFAHKKVFDRVVEGIAEQASKIRVGHGLNDGTQMGPVISQVQMERVSDYIEQGRAAGATVAAGGGRVGDEGYFLEPTILTDTNPEMSVVREEIFGPVLCAMSFDDDDLDRIAKQANDSIYGLAGSIWTRDLSTAHKMARRIRAGRIGVNVHGSTDAAIPTGGFKESGWGREKGHEGLHLYTEVKSVIVAL, encoded by the coding sequence ATGAACCAGCTTTTTATCCATCCCCGCCTTGGAAAGAAGGCTGCTGCCTTTCTGGCTCGTGAGCATAAGTTGCTGATCGGCGGCAAGTGGCTTCCGGCGCGCTCTGGAAAAGTCTTCGATACTTATGATCCGGGAACGGGTCGGGTAATTGCTCGGGTTGCAGAAGGTGATGCCGGTGATATCGATCTCGCCGTGAATGCAGCACGTGAGGCCTTTGAGAACGGACCGTGGGGTCGCATCACGCCCAGCGATCGAGGTAAGATGATCTGGAGGTTGGCGGATCTCCTCGAGCAGAACGCTGACGAGATCGCCGAACTTGAAGCCTTGAACAACGGCAAGTCGCTCTCCACCGCCAGGAACAGTGATGTGCCTTTAAGTGCTGACTTGTTCCGCTACATGGCCGGTTGGGCCACGAAAATCACGGGTGAGACGCTGAGCATCTCGACCCCGGGCACTTATCACACGTTTACAGTACGCGAGCCGATTGGTGTGGTGGGTCAAATCATCCCCTGGAACGGCCCCTTGGCGATGGCCACTTGGAAGCTTGCGCCGGCGCTTGCCACGGGTTGCACAGTCGTCCTGAAGCCCGCGGAGCAAACTCCGCTGACGGCTTTGCGTCTTGGCGAACTGATTCAAGAGGTGGGTATCCCAGATGGCGTCGTTAACATCGTAACCGGCTTCGGTCACACTGCCGGCGCTGCCATCGCTGCCCATCCGGGGATAGATAAGGTAGCCTTCACCGGCTCTAGCGAGGTCGGCCGCATCATCGTCAAAGCGGCAGCGGGGAATCTTAAGAAAGTATCACTCGAGCTCGGTGGCAAGTCCCCAGTCATCGTTTTCCCTGACGCGGATATGTCTGTAGCTGTACCTGGCGTGACACAGGGGATCTTCGCAAACAGTGGTCAGGTTTGTACGGCGGGCTCGCGACTTTTTGCGCACAAGAAGGTCTTTGACCGAGTAGTCGAGGGTATCGCGGAACAGGCGTCTAAGATACGCGTCGGTCATGGCTTGAACGACGGCACGCAGATGGGTCCCGTTATTTCCCAGGTTCAAATGGAGCGTGTGTCGGATTATATCGAACAAGGCAGAGCGGCCGGGGCCACGGTGGCGGCGGGTGGTGGCCGTGTCGGCGATGAGGGTTACTTTCTCGAACCCACCATTCTAACCGATACCAATCCTGAGATGTCTGTGGTGCGCGAGGAGATCTTCGGCCCGGTGCTCTGTGCGATGAGTTTCGATGACGACGATCTCGATCGTATAGCCAAACAGGCGAACGATTCGATCTATGGCCTTGCCGGCAGCATTTGGACTCGTGATCTCTCGACCGCTCATAAAATGGCGCGCCGTATCCGCGCCGGTCGCATCGGGGTGAACGTCCACGGGTCAACCGACGCCGCCATCCCCACGGGTGGATTTAAAGAATCTGGCTGGGGCCGGGAAAAAGGCCACGAAGGCCTGCATCTCTATACTGAAGTCAAATCTGTGATTGTTGCACTGTAA
- a CDS encoding HAD family hydrolase, with protein sequence MKQRPHALIFDMDGLLLDTEGVYKRSWTVAAAGLGYDLTDTLYLSLIGITIADCEKCLVESFGQDFPLEQFRADARSRYEDIVLAEGIPLKPGVCTLLDWAAVLDLPCGIGTSTVTEEARHRLKHHGILDHFAAVIGGDQVIHGKPDPEIYLKVAQALKQEPEHCLVFEDAHSGVRAARAAGMSVALIPDLLPSTEEIAALTCGVFVSLDGTADWLKTLPAGRP encoded by the coding sequence ATGAAGCAGCGTCCCCATGCCCTCATCTTCGACATGGATGGATTGCTCCTAGATACCGAGGGCGTCTACAAGCGGTCTTGGACAGTTGCAGCTGCAGGCTTGGGCTACGACTTGACCGACACGTTGTATCTGTCCCTTATCGGCATCACCATCGCCGACTGCGAAAAATGCCTAGTCGAGAGTTTCGGGCAGGATTTTCCGCTGGAACAGTTCCGCGCGGATGCGCGCAGCCGTTATGAGGATATTGTCCTCGCCGAAGGCATTCCGCTGAAGCCGGGCGTGTGCACACTGCTCGACTGGGCAGCCGTATTGGACCTTCCCTGCGGCATCGGCACATCAACCGTCACCGAGGAGGCACGCCACCGGCTAAAGCATCATGGTATTCTTGATCACTTTGCCGCCGTCATCGGCGGCGATCAGGTCATTCACGGCAAGCCCGATCCCGAAATCTATCTGAAGGTCGCGCAAGCCCTAAAGCAAGAGCCGGAACATTGCCTTGTGTTCGAGGACGCTCATAGCGGGGTTCGCGCAGCCCGCGCGGCAGGCATGTCCGTAGCCCTGATCCCCGACCTTCTGCCTTCGACGGAGGAGATCGCCGCGTTGACCTGCGGTGTCTTCGTCTCGCTTGACGGCACGGCCGACTGGCTGAAGACGCTTCCTGCTGGTCGTCCATGA